A portion of the Methanobrevibacter sp. TMH8 genome contains these proteins:
- a CDS encoding exodeoxyribonuclease III, whose translation MGEINLISWNVNGIRAVDRKGFSDWFSSAKPDILCLQEIKAQVEQFPRKLKHIEGYHSYFNPAERKGYSGVVTYSTFKANEFHTRMGVDKFDHEGRFLRLDFDDFILLNLYWPNGGMGVDRLQYKLDFYDAFLDYTNNLRDEGNNLVICGDLNTAHKPIDIARPKENEKISGFMPIEREWIDKFLANGYVDTFRMFNQESEQYTWWSYRTRARDRNVGWRLDYFFVNDEFKDNVMDSYILSDVMGSDHCPIGLKIKI comes from the coding sequence ATTGGAGAAATTAACCTTATTTCTTGGAATGTAAATGGAATTCGAGCAGTGGACAGAAAAGGATTTTCTGATTGGTTTTCATCAGCTAAACCAGATATTTTATGTCTTCAAGAAATTAAAGCCCAAGTTGAACAATTTCCTAGAAAATTAAAACACATTGAAGGATATCATAGCTATTTTAATCCAGCTGAAAGAAAAGGTTATAGTGGAGTAGTTACTTATTCAACTTTTAAAGCTAATGAATTTCATACAAGGATGGGTGTTGATAAATTTGATCATGAAGGCAGATTTTTAAGACTAGACTTTGATGATTTCATATTACTGAATCTTTATTGGCCTAATGGTGGTATGGGGGTAGATCGTCTACAATACAAACTTGATTTCTATGATGCATTTCTTGACTACACAAATAATCTAAGGGATGAAGGAAACAATCTAGTAATATGTGGTGATTTAAATACAGCTCATAAACCAATAGATATAGCTAGACCAAAAGAAAACGAGAAAATTTCAGGGTTCATGCCAATTGAGCGAGAATGGATAGACAAATTTTTAGCTAATGGGTATGTAGATACATTTAGAATGTTCAACCAAGAGAGCGAACAGTATACTTGGTGGAGCTATCGTACAAGAGCAAGAGATAGGAATGTTGGTTGGAGACTGGATTATTTCTTTGTAAATGATGAATTTAAGGATAATGTAATGGATAGCTATATTTTATCTGATGTAATGGGCTCAGATCACTGTCCAATTGGTTTGAAGATAAAGATTTGA
- a CDS encoding Ig-like domain-containing protein gives MRLGKKYEKKLIFVFLIPISILFIVSLPMAFAANTTIDSNTPGGIAGAISNSSVNDGDTINLEPGIYNKTNQDFNITINKNVTIRGNGPSQNVIIDAQNISQIFAIADNINVTFINITFMDGNSPTNGGAIYNQYLGTIMTFINCTFVDNKASGYGGAIYNNGSNLNVYESNFTTNSANNGGAIYNNGSNGFIYGSNFTNNNGGIAGAAIFNDGIDLNISSSNFNSNHANEGGAILNNATNMKISTSNFSANTGNGAAIVNDVFGNNLQISSSDFTNNEAPNRGGAILNNGANVNLNNSTFISNKAGDGGVIFNVGSNFIVNSSKFINNNASLSGGAIWSIASNLNIFDSEFTNNNANSIGGAIYNGGDGMFVSGSNFTGNNATTNGGAIANTGSNFRISSSNFTGNNATINGGAIFTNGVINVIVESSKFENNNAVNGSAIYNGGGTNMTISSSNFTNNNAIDDGGAIWNNATNMNVSSSIFDKNNATNGGAIYDIGNNSFAIDSSFINNKATGDGGAIWNNFANFTVMSSNFTNNNGSSGGAIWNNGTSMNVFSSKFINNQATNYGGAIMNTGNMSVSNNTMTDNSANLGQMIYNLGDIGVLNLTYINNSTIIVKKGQNIVLFANLVDDMGNTVTGQNISFYINETLIGTATSIEGLANINYTVTAPIGTVTLNGTYEGIGSYLINILNGQLIINKLNVNSTIITPNNPKVGQNITISGKLTDENGISLNNTEITITIGNQTFNVTTNNVGDWSISFIPTIGGNVPVKVTWGGNDTYNNFTNITSFNVSKILTNITVSAPENVKVGDNVPIESKLIDEYGNPIVGKTINFYINGKKIGSAITDSNGIARLNYTANKSGILNIVAEFTGNNTHYGSTANNMTNVSKIKTSTKIIVDGDKITVILVDEYGNLLKDKQVVLKIGGKVIGRGITDTNGQLVIYYKDAYKYRINAIFASDSKYYGSNDMYIPNPTPNPNPTPTPDPRNNSGNAGMKSTGMPILVLLLLLASISLLGYRKKE, from the coding sequence ATGAGGCTAGGTAAAAAATATGAAAAAAAGTTAATTTTTGTATTTTTAATACCTATAAGTATATTATTCATTGTTTCTTTGCCTATGGCTTTTGCAGCAAATACAACGATTGATAGTAATACTCCAGGAGGTATAGCGGGAGCTATATCTAATTCAAGTGTTAATGATGGAGATACAATTAATTTGGAACCTGGAATATATAACAAAACAAACCAAGATTTCAATATAACAATAAATAAAAACGTTACAATCAGGGGAAATGGACCAAGTCAAAATGTAATTATAGATGCACAAAATATTAGTCAAATATTTGCAATAGCTGACAATATTAATGTGACTTTTATAAATATAACATTTATGGATGGAAATTCTCCAACTAATGGGGGAGCTATCTATAATCAATATTTGGGAACTATAATGACATTTATAAACTGTACATTTGTTGATAACAAAGCTTCTGGTTATGGTGGTGCCATTTACAATAATGGTTCTAATCTGAATGTTTATGAATCTAATTTTACTACTAATTCTGCTAATAATGGTGGTGCTATCTATAATAATGGTAGTAATGGTTTTATATATGGTTCTAATTTCACTAATAATAATGGTGGGATTGCTGGTGCTGCTATCTTCAATGATGGTATTGATTTGAATATTTCTAGTTCTAATTTCAATAGTAATCATGCAAATGAGGGTGGTGCTATTTTGAATAATGCTACTAATATGAAGATATCAACTTCTAATTTTTCTGCTAACACAGGAAATGGTGCTGCTATTGTTAATGATGTGTTTGGTAATAATTTACAAATTTCTAGTTCTGATTTCACTAACAATGAGGCTCCTAACAGGGGTGGTGCTATTTTGAATAATGGTGCTAATGTAAATCTCAATAATTCTACTTTCATTAGTAACAAAGCTGGTGATGGTGGGGTTATCTTTAATGTTGGTTCCAATTTTATTGTAAATAGTTCTAAATTCATTAATAATAATGCTAGTCTTAGTGGTGGTGCTATTTGGAGTATTGCTTCTAATTTGAATATCTTTGATTCTGAATTCACTAACAATAATGCAAATAGTATTGGTGGTGCTATCTATAATGGTGGTGATGGTATGTTTGTTTCTGGTTCTAATTTCACTGGTAACAATGCAACTACTAATGGTGGAGCTATCGCAAATACAGGTTCTAATTTCCGTATTTCTAGTTCTAATTTCACTGGTAACAATGCAACTATTAATGGTGGAGCTATTTTCACAAATGGGGTGATTAATGTAATTGTAGAAAGTTCTAAATTCGAAAACAATAATGCAGTTAATGGTAGTGCTATTTATAATGGTGGTGGCACTAATATGACTATATCCAGTTCTAATTTCACTAACAACAATGCAATAGATGATGGTGGGGCTATTTGGAATAATGCTACTAATATGAATGTTTCTAGTTCTATTTTTGATAAAAATAACGCAACTAATGGTGGAGCTATCTATGATATTGGTAATAATAGTTTTGCAATAGATTCTAGCTTTATCAATAATAAAGCAACAGGTGATGGTGGGGCTATTTGGAATAATTTTGCCAATTTTACTGTAATGTCTTCTAATTTCACTAATAATAATGGAAGTTCTGGTGGAGCTATTTGGAATAATGGTACTTCTATGAATGTATTTAGTTCTAAGTTTATTAATAACCAAGCTACTAATTATGGTGGAGCTATTATGAATACTGGTAATATGAGTGTTTCAAATAATACTATGACTGACAATAGTGCTAATTTAGGTCAAATGATTTATAATCTTGGCGATATTGGTGTTTTGAATTTGACTTATATTAATAATTCTACTATTATTGTTAAGAAAGGTCAAAATATTGTGCTGTTTGCTAATTTAGTTGATGATATGGGCAATACTGTTACTGGCCAAAATATAAGTTTTTATATTAATGAAACTTTAATTGGCACTGCAACTAGTATTGAAGGACTTGCTAATATTAATTATACTGTCACTGCTCCTATAGGTACTGTTACTCTAAATGGTACTTATGAGGGTATTGGTTCTTATCTTATTAATATTCTAAATGGTCAATTAATAATCAATAAACTCAATGTTAATTCTACAATTATTACACCGAATAACCCTAAAGTTGGTCAAAACATAACTATATCAGGTAAATTAACCGATGAAAATGGTATTTCATTAAATAATACTGAAATTACTATTACAATAGGTAATCAAACATTCAATGTAACTACTAATAATGTTGGAGATTGGAGTATATCTTTCATACCAACTATTGGCGGTAATGTTCCTGTTAAAGTAACTTGGGGAGGAAACGATACTTATAATAATTTTACTAATATTACAAGTTTCAATGTTTCTAAGATACTTACTAATATTACTGTTAGTGCACCAGAAAATGTTAAGGTTGGAGATAATGTTCCTATTGAAAGTAAATTAATTGATGAATATGGTAACCCTATTGTTGGGAAAACTATTAATTTTTATATTAATGGTAAGAAAATAGGATCTGCTATAACCGATAGTAATGGTATTGCAAGACTTAATTATACTGCTAATAAATCAGGTATACTTAATATTGTTGCTGAATTTACTGGAAACAACACACACTATGGATCAACTGCAAATAACATGACTAATGTTTCTAAGATAAAAACTTCAACTAAAATAATTGTTGATGGTGATAAAATTACTGTAATTCTTGTAGATGAATATGGTAATCTACTGAAAGATAAACAAGTTGTTTTAAAAATAGGTGGAAAAGTTATTGGTAGAGGTATTACAGATACTAATGGTCAATTAGTTATATACTACAAAGATGCATATAAATATAGAATTAATGCAATTTTCGCTAGTGATTCTAAATATTATGGGTCTAATGATATGTATATTCCTAATCCAACTCCTAATCCTAATCCAACTCCAACTCCTGATCCAAGAAATAATAGTGGAAATGCAGGTATGAAATCAACAGGTATGCCGATATTAGTTTTATTACTTTTACTTGCTAGTATTAGTCTTTTAGGATATAGAAAAAAAGAATAA
- a CDS encoding 30S ribosomal protein S17e: protein MGNIRTSFVKRISKELIEIHQGVFTTDFDQNKKLVAEKSTVSTKHLRNKIAGYITRLVRQQQAEM from the coding sequence ATGGGAAATATTAGAACTTCATTTGTAAAAAGAATTTCAAAAGAACTTATTGAAATTCATCAAGGTGTTTTTACTACAGATTTCGATCAAAACAAAAAATTAGTAGCTGAAAAGTCTACTGTAAGTACTAAACACTTAAGAAATAAAATTGCTGGCTATATTACTAGATTAGTTAGACAACAACAAGCTGAAATGTAA
- a CDS encoding chorismate mutase produces the protein MEQKSFNKQDSITLKDPEKILHSSRKEIDQIDSEIIDLIQRRTSLAKDIVLSKLALDMDIFDESREKLIYEKLEKLANDKNLTQNTKNSVFQIMDILINLSKKEQEEIIIDN, from the coding sequence TTGGAACAAAAGTCATTTAATAAACAAGATTCGATTACTCTGAAAGATCCAGAAAAAATTCTTCATAGTTCAAGAAAAGAAATTGATCAAATTGATAGTGAAATAATTGATTTGATTCAAAGAAGAACTTCATTAGCTAAAGATATTGTATTATCTAAATTAGCTTTAGACATGGATATTTTTGATGAAAGTAGAGAAAAACTTATCTATGAAAAGTTAGAGAAATTAGCTAATGATAAAAATTTAACTCAAAATACTAAAAATTCTGTCTTTCAGATTATGGATATTTTGATAAATTTAAGTAAAAAAGAACAAGAAGAAATTATCATTGATAATTGA
- a CDS encoding shikimate kinase codes for MKKVVRSPGSATIVNAIATGSGSAFGINLDIVAKAEPIDFGIKCNPDIDVDTTLMELCCKNVLDYYGIDFSGSNLLGMGIKISTKTNLPKSSGLSSSSALSNAITLAVSELVSSEFDKNPLNDMEIINLAIDSSLEAGVTITGAFDDATASYFGGVTVTDNIYRKILVKEEMPNHKLLIYMPNIDSMTANSDVERMKLLAPLVDMAFEKACQKDYYVALNLNGILYSNALGFDTKLAIDALEAGAIAAGLSGTGSAYVSIVNEESEDKVKDIWNSYTDSGRIIETEVDNLGTKVI; via the coding sequence ATGAAAAAAGTCGTTCGTTCTCCAGGTTCTGCTACGATAGTTAATGCAATAGCTACAGGAAGTGGGTCTGCTTTTGGTATTAATTTGGATATTGTAGCTAAGGCAGAACCTATTGATTTCGGGATTAAATGTAATCCTGATATTGATGTAGACACTACACTCATGGAACTTTGTTGTAAAAATGTTCTTGATTACTATGGTATTGATTTTTCAGGTAGTAATCTTTTAGGTATGGGAATAAAAATTTCCACAAAAACTAACCTTCCTAAATCTTCAGGACTATCAAGTAGTAGTGCTCTTTCTAATGCCATTACTCTAGCTGTTAGTGAACTTGTTTCAAGTGAATTTGATAAAAATCCTTTAAATGACATGGAAATTATTAATTTAGCTATTGATTCATCTCTTGAAGCAGGTGTTACCATTACTGGTGCATTTGATGATGCTACTGCATCTTATTTTGGTGGAGTTACTGTTACAGATAATATTTATCGTAAGATTTTAGTCAAAGAAGAAATGCCTAACCACAAACTATTAATATACATGCCAAACATAGATTCAATGACTGCAAATTCAGATGTGGAAAGAATGAAATTATTAGCTCCATTAGTTGATATGGCATTTGAAAAAGCTTGTCAAAAAGATTATTATGTTGCTTTAAACTTAAATGGAATTTTATATTCTAATGCTTTAGGTTTCGATACAAAATTAGCTATTGACGCTTTAGAAGCAGGTGCAATTGCAGCTGGTCTTTCTGGAACTGGTTCTGCTTATGTATCTATTGTAAATGAAGAATCTGAAGATAAAGTTAAAGATATTTGGAATTCTTATACTGATTCTGGAAGAATTATTGAAACTGAGGTTGATAATCTTGGAACAAAAGTCATTTAA
- the sppA gene encoding signal peptide peptidase SppA, whose product MDIKKKYFGLGILGGFALISIIVAIMIFVPLIAMISGPTTVAVIPVYGEIGYGTSNENVTVANPDVFNQMMDDAINDPSIGAIVLDINSPGGSPVAGESMLEKVNSSTKPVIARISDSGSSAAYMVASGADEIVASPSSWVGSIGVILTLSDLSEYYKKEGIDMYSITGGKYKDMGSDYRNLTSEERNMLQTMINEEYDYFIKLVAKNRNLSYEYVKKIAEGRPYTGQQGLNVSLVDYLGGKDYAIQLAANKSHMTNYQIYDYGNSGLFGFNYI is encoded by the coding sequence ATGGATATAAAGAAAAAATATTTCGGATTGGGAATATTAGGCGGATTTGCATTAATATCTATTATAGTAGCTATCATGATTTTTGTTCCATTGATAGCAATGATTTCAGGACCTACTACCGTAGCAGTCATTCCAGTTTATGGTGAAATTGGTTATGGTACAAGTAATGAGAATGTCACTGTAGCTAATCCTGATGTATTTAACCAAATGATGGATGATGCTATTAATGACCCAAGTATTGGAGCTATTGTTCTTGATATAAATAGTCCTGGAGGAAGCCCAGTAGCTGGTGAATCTATGCTTGAAAAAGTTAATAGCTCTACAAAGCCAGTTATAGCTAGAATAAGTGATAGTGGATCTTCAGCAGCTTATATGGTAGCTAGTGGTGCAGATGAAATTGTAGCTAGCCCTTCTTCATGGGTAGGAAGTATTGGAGTTATATTAACCTTAAGTGACTTATCTGAATACTACAAAAAAGAAGGTATAGACATGTATTCCATAACTGGTGGAAAATATAAAGATATGGGATCAGATTATAGGAATTTAACTTCTGAAGAAAGAAATATGCTTCAAACAATGATTAATGAAGAATATGATTATTTCATAAAACTTGTAGCTAAAAATAGAAACTTAAGTTATGAATATGTTAAAAAAATAGCTGAAGGACGACCATATACTGGTCAACAGGGTTTAAATGTTAGTTTAGTTGATTACTTAGGTGGAAAAGATTATGCTATTCAATTAGCTGCAAATAAATCCCATATGACTAATTATCAAATCTATGATTATGGCAATAGTGGATTATTTGGATTTAACTATATTTAA
- a CDS encoding DEAD/DEAH box helicase, translating to MIIMETLPKEIKKIINDSYPYIEEFNPAQKHVIDAGYLENRENYVITIPTASGKTVLGVMAALKAVLKGGKAVYAAPLISIQNEKIKEFKKFEDHGIKVGKHPNSSDLSVMVFESFDALTRFSWDALRDVDTIILDEFHMIGEYSRGPTLECAITRAKIINPNLRIVALSATLQNMGEIEGWLEAKVVEHDYRPVPLNKEVLNTEMFNTSNKNEVVVKIVEKAIEDNSQALSFVSTRLYTESLASYVAGKIKRKVTPDQKKKFKEVAEAILDVPKKKGSRPTSTCLKLAESAENGAVFHHAGLFNEQKEIIEDEFRAGNLLMIAATPSLMYGVNLPSRSVIIRDYTRWTSQGPQSIPVFDYEQMSGRAGRPQYDDVGFSYLIAKSLDEAYDLQDRYLHGEVEATNSKLIENKDAIYKQIIAQIASNLSKNPEEIQNFFKMTFYGYQMNNNPSMALFADDSLKFEIESALEFLLLNGIIQATPSGLNATPLGNLIAKSNYAVETAVKLKEYATQIDEIDINQLIYHLSSSPDLPLISFKTRKSKDPVREMMSQKGLFAVNVGNPEATTVALLEWIDERNEYEIENAYNVYSASTRRSAYEASLLVKFLKNIFETLGKYNFSKDLDYLSARLYYGVKEDLIPLVLGVKRLGRKRARALVDAFGEDLRPFSEKQLQKVEGVGPKLAKNIKIFSENFDS from the coding sequence TTGATTATTATGGAAACTCTTCCTAAAGAAATAAAAAAAATAATAAATGATTCTTATCCTTATATTGAAGAATTTAATCCTGCTCAAAAACATGTTATTGATGCTGGATATTTGGAAAACAGAGAAAATTATGTGATAACTATTCCTACAGCTAGTGGAAAAACTGTTCTTGGAGTAATGGCAGCTCTAAAGGCAGTACTTAAAGGGGGTAAAGCTGTTTATGCAGCTCCATTAATTTCAATTCAAAATGAAAAAATTAAAGAATTTAAAAAATTTGAAGATCATGGAATTAAAGTAGGCAAACATCCAAATTCTTCTGATTTATCGGTTATGGTTTTTGAATCTTTTGATGCCCTTACTCGTTTTTCATGGGATGCTCTTCGTGATGTAGATACAATCATTCTTGATGAGTTTCATATGATTGGTGAATACTCAAGAGGGCCAACTCTTGAATGTGCAATAACTAGAGCTAAAATAATCAATCCAAATCTTAGAATTGTTGCATTATCAGCTACACTTCAGAATATGGGAGAAATTGAAGGCTGGTTAGAGGCTAAAGTGGTTGAACATGATTATCGTCCAGTTCCATTAAATAAAGAAGTATTGAATACTGAAATGTTTAATACTAGTAATAAAAATGAAGTAGTTGTAAAAATTGTAGAAAAAGCTATTGAAGATAATTCTCAAGCTCTTAGTTTTGTTTCAACTCGACTTTACACAGAAAGTTTAGCTAGCTATGTTGCTGGAAAAATAAAACGAAAAGTCACTCCTGATCAAAAAAAGAAATTTAAAGAAGTAGCTGAAGCTATTCTTGATGTTCCAAAGAAAAAAGGTTCAAGGCCTACTTCCACTTGTTTAAAATTAGCAGAATCTGCTGAAAATGGAGCTGTTTTTCACCATGCTGGTCTTTTTAATGAACAAAAAGAGATTATTGAAGATGAATTCAGGGCAGGGAATCTTCTTATGATTGCAGCTACTCCAAGTTTGATGTATGGTGTTAATTTACCTTCAAGGTCTGTAATAATTCGTGATTACACTCGTTGGACTTCACAAGGCCCACAATCTATCCCTGTTTTCGATTATGAACAAATGTCTGGAAGAGCTGGAAGGCCACAATATGATGATGTTGGGTTTTCTTATCTTATAGCTAAATCTTTAGATGAAGCTTATGATCTTCAAGATAGATATTTACATGGTGAAGTTGAAGCTACTAATTCTAAACTTATTGAAAATAAAGATGCAATATATAAGCAAATTATAGCTCAAATAGCTTCAAACTTATCAAAAAACCCTGAAGAAATCCAAAATTTCTTTAAAATGACTTTTTATGGATATCAAATGAATAATAATCCATCAATGGCTCTTTTTGCAGATGATTCCTTGAAATTTGAAATTGAGTCTGCTTTAGAATTTTTACTTCTAAATGGAATCATTCAAGCTACTCCTAGTGGGTTAAATGCTACTCCTCTTGGTAATTTAATAGCTAAATCCAATTATGCTGTAGAAACGGCTGTTAAATTAAAAGAATATGCAACTCAAATTGATGAAATTGATATAAATCAATTAATTTATCATCTATCCTCTAGTCCAGATTTACCTTTAATTTCGTTTAAAACTAGAAAAAGTAAAGATCCTGTGCGAGAAATGATGTCTCAAAAAGGGCTTTTTGCTGTTAATGTTGGGAACCCAGAAGCTACAACAGTAGCTTTGCTAGAATGGATAGATGAAAGAAATGAGTATGAAATTGAAAATGCTTATAATGTGTATTCAGCATCTACAAGACGTTCAGCATATGAAGCATCTTTACTTGTTAAATTCCTTAAAAATATATTTGAAACACTTGGAAAGTATAATTTTTCAAAAGATTTAGATTATCTTTCAGCTAGATTGTATTATGGTGTTAAAGAAGATTTAATTCCATTAGTTTTAGGTGTGAAACGTTTAGGAAGAAAAAGGGCTAGAGCTTTGGTTGATGCATTTGGAGAAGATCTCAGACCATTTTCAGAAAAACAGTTACAAAAAGTTGAGGGTGTAGGTCCAAAATTAGCTAAAAATATAAAAATATTTTCAGAAAATTTTGATAGCTAA
- the moaC gene encoding cyclic pyranopterin monophosphate synthase MoaC: protein MSNEEFTHLTEKGVRMVEVGEKIPQRRKAIACGKIKLQEKTISMIENQEIKKGNVLTTAQIAAIQGVKNTASMIPLCHPLNITGIEVDFEVKDDEIMCTVGVKSQGQTGVEMEAITGVSIGLLTIWDMVKAVEKDKDGQYPETTITDICVIKKEKL, encoded by the coding sequence ATGTCAAATGAAGAATTTACACACTTAACTGAAAAAGGAGTTCGCATGGTTGAAGTTGGTGAAAAAATACCTCAAAGAAGAAAAGCCATAGCTTGTGGAAAAATAAAGCTTCAAGAAAAAACCATATCTATGATAGAAAATCAAGAGATTAAAAAGGGGAATGTTTTAACCACAGCACAAATAGCTGCTATACAAGGGGTTAAAAATACTGCTTCTATGATTCCTCTTTGTCATCCTTTAAATATCACAGGTATAGAAGTAGACTTTGAAGTAAAAGATGATGAAATTATGTGTACTGTTGGTGTAAAATCACAAGGACAAACTGGTGTTGAAATGGAAGCTATTACTGGTGTTAGTATTGGGCTTTTAACAATATGGGATATGGTAAAAGCTGTTGAAAAAGATAAGGATGGCCAATACCCAGAGACAACTATTACAGATATTTGTGTTATTAAGAAAGAAAAGTTGTAA
- a CDS encoding glycosyltransferase family 4 protein has product MKIAMVGQFPPHIGGVGVHIHSLAKELVKNGEEVYVITYPHKDIKNESNFDYMDYNGIKVIGTKGPNITGLRSLFYVLFGTFQLISLIKKENIDIIHGHYIYPAGLIAVLAGIFTKKKVYVTSHGSDMFCLYHQHKFMQPVIKFVLKRADVVLAVSEALKEEILKTGIDGIENKVRLNWNTVDIDEFCPSVLENPDNFKDEFNIPETKQIILFVGNIIKRKNVAKILEAKKQLKSDCVLVVVGGGPLLTNLKEKVKDEGIDDVIFTGPRNDVANIIRSSDILILPSYSESFGLVLIEALACGKPVIGSNVGGIKEIITSDVGLLVEPTDSIGLANAIDSILLDDDLRKKFQSNARNRAMDFAEVDIPYYDEISIEKNNN; this is encoded by the coding sequence ATGAAAATAGCTATGGTTGGTCAGTTTCCTCCTCATATAGGTGGTGTTGGAGTTCATATTCACAGTTTAGCTAAAGAACTAGTTAAAAATGGTGAAGAAGTTTATGTAATTACTTATCCTCACAAAGACATAAAAAATGAATCCAACTTTGATTATATGGATTACAATGGGATTAAAGTTATTGGAACTAAAGGTCCAAATATCACAGGTCTTAGAAGTTTATTCTATGTATTATTTGGAACTTTTCAGCTAATTAGTCTTATTAAAAAAGAGAATATTGATATTATCCATGGTCATTATATTTATCCTGCTGGACTTATAGCTGTTTTAGCTGGAATATTCACAAAGAAAAAGGTTTATGTAACTTCTCATGGTTCTGATATGTTTTGCCTTTATCATCAACATAAATTTATGCAACCAGTTATTAAGTTTGTACTTAAAAGAGCTGATGTAGTTTTAGCTGTTAGTGAAGCTTTAAAAGAAGAAATACTGAAAACTGGTATTGATGGTATTGAAAATAAGGTTCGATTAAATTGGAATACTGTTGATATTGATGAATTTTGCCCTAGTGTCCTTGAAAATCCTGATAATTTTAAAGATGAGTTTAATATTCCTGAAACTAAACAAATAATTTTATTTGTTGGAAATATAATTAAAAGAAAGAATGTAGCTAAAATACTTGAGGCAAAAAAACAATTAAAGTCTGATTGTGTCCTTGTTGTAGTAGGGGGAGGTCCTCTTTTAACAAATTTAAAGGAAAAAGTCAAAGATGAAGGAATTGATGATGTTATTTTCACAGGTCCAAGAAATGATGTAGCTAATATAATTAGAAGTTCAGATATTTTGATTCTTCCTTCTTATTCAGAAAGCTTTGGTTTAGTTTTAATTGAAGCTTTAGCTTGTGGAAAACCTGTAATTGGTAGCAATGTAGGAGGAATAAAAGAAATTATAACTTCTGATGTTGGTTTGCTTGTTGAACCAACTGATTCTATTGGACTAGCTAATGCTATTGATTCAATATTATTGGATGATGATTTGAGAAAAAAATTCCAATCAAATGCAAGAAATCGTGCTATGGATTTTGCAGAAGTGGACATTCCTTATTATGATGAGATAAGCATTGAAAAGAATAATAATTGA